A part of Schistosoma mansoni strain Puerto Rico chromosome W, complete genome genomic DNA contains:
- a CDS encoding putative multidrug resistance protein 1 (ATP-binding cassette C1), which translates to MFHKQLGYNNNLYEKIFVLSHPAILLSRIQLQSKLKNYGIKMLYLHALLKQILLIFPLVIRQKLVRKVSICPGVKNNVLV; encoded by the coding sequence ATGTTTCACAAACAGCTTGGATACAACAACAATCTCTACGAGAAAATATTCGTTTTATCACATCCAGCGATCCTACTCAGTCGAATCCAGTTGCAGAGCAAATTGAAGAATTATGGTATAAAAATGTTATATCTGCATGCGCTCTTGAAACAGATATTGCTCATCTTCCCGCTGGTGATAAGACAGAAATTGGTGAGAAAGGTGTCAATTTGTCCGGGGGTCAAAAACAACGTGTTAGTTTAG